Proteins encoded by one window of Sphingomonas ginkgonis:
- a CDS encoding PA0069 family radical SAM protein — translation MAVESRSGRGATRNGGPTRFNLQQKLIEGDWLDSVEALDGVAPRRTTVTIEKPRSILTRNASPDIGFDRSVNPYRGCEHGCIYCFARPTHAYHDLSPGLDFESRLFAKPDAAKLLHSTLSRPGYDVAPIALGTNTDPYQPIEERWSITRSILEVLVETRHPFTITTKSSRVLRDLDLIAPAAHQGLAAVAISVTSLDPAVSRTLEPRAPAARKRLEALKILGEAGVPTLIAIAPVIPQITDHELEAIVAAGVEANVRGGFYLPVRLPHEVAPLFRAWLDEHYPDRAGKVMSVIQQMRGGRDNDPGFFSRMRGQGPWADLLKTRFEKAAARYRLRAEKPVLRRDLFSPPDGAQMRLL, via the coding sequence ATGGCCGTCGAGTCGAGATCGGGACGGGGAGCCACGCGCAATGGCGGGCCGACCCGCTTCAACCTCCAGCAGAAGCTGATCGAGGGCGACTGGCTCGACAGCGTCGAGGCCCTCGACGGGGTGGCGCCGCGGCGGACCACGGTGACGATCGAGAAGCCGCGCTCGATTCTCACCCGCAACGCCTCGCCCGACATCGGCTTCGACCGCTCGGTGAACCCCTACCGGGGCTGCGAGCATGGCTGCATCTACTGCTTCGCACGGCCGACGCACGCCTATCACGACCTCTCGCCCGGGCTGGACTTCGAAAGCCGGCTGTTCGCCAAGCCTGACGCCGCAAAGCTGCTCCACTCGACCCTCTCGCGCCCGGGCTACGACGTCGCGCCGATCGCGCTCGGGACCAATACCGATCCCTATCAGCCGATCGAGGAACGCTGGTCGATCACCCGCTCGATCCTCGAAGTGCTGGTCGAGACCAGGCACCCGTTCACCATCACGACCAAGAGCAGCCGCGTGCTGCGCGACCTCGACCTCATCGCCCCGGCCGCCCATCAGGGGCTCGCGGCGGTCGCGATCTCGGTCACTTCGCTCGACCCCGCCGTGTCGCGCACGCTTGAGCCGCGCGCGCCCGCCGCGCGCAAGCGGCTGGAGGCGCTGAAGATCCTCGGCGAGGCCGGCGTGCCGACCCTGATCGCGATCGCGCCGGTCATTCCGCAGATCACCGACCATGAGCTGGAGGCGATTGTCGCCGCCGGGGTGGAGGCCAATGTGCGCGGCGGCTTCTATCTGCCGGTCCGCCTCCCGCACGAGGTCGCGCCGCTGTTCCGCGCCTGGCTCGACGAACATTACCCCGACCGCGCCGGCAAGGTGATGAGCGTCATCCAGCAGATGCGTGGCGGGCGCGACAATGATCCGGGCTTCTTCAGCCGGATGCGCGGCCAGGGCCCCTGGGCCGACCTGCTGAAGACCCGGTTCGAGAAGGCGGCGGCGCGCTACCGGCTCCGGGCGGAGAAGCCGGTGCTCCGCCGCGACCTGTTCAGCCCGCCCGACGGAGCCCAGATGCGGCTGCTGTGA